A single window of Pseudomonas lutea DNA harbors:
- the pseG gene encoding UDP-2,4-diacetamido-2,4,6-trideoxy-beta-L-altropyranose hydrolase has product MMRVLIRADASVTIGSGHIARCLTLAHVLKNMGADVRFACRALTGHLLERLADQGFITYALPARYQADEDEDIEAPLPWQSDVSALGEQLQGQPPFDWLIVDHYGLDARWENAARGFAARIMAIDDLANRPHAVELLLDQNFSAQMLDQSYARWVGPECQTFLGPRFALLRDEFQCDPIAIKPRVERVLVNFGGFDAAGQVYATLLALEGFDDVQVDVVAGLHNPHWQAMSELAASRPLWRLHTLTGDFFALMQSADLFIGAGGGTTWERAALGLPTVCISVANNQQLNAQLLAEAGVHLYLGAHVQLDTRQLRDGIARVIGDAALRRAFARASRRLVDGRGARRIAEALTAIDRGAAAGQGA; this is encoded by the coding sequence ATGATGCGCGTGCTGATCCGTGCCGACGCGTCCGTGACCATCGGCAGCGGTCACATTGCCCGTTGCCTGACGCTGGCCCATGTATTGAAAAACATGGGCGCCGATGTGCGCTTTGCCTGTCGCGCATTGACCGGCCACCTGCTGGAGCGCCTGGCCGATCAGGGCTTCATCACGTACGCGCTGCCGGCTCGCTATCAGGCTGACGAAGACGAGGACATCGAAGCGCCCCTGCCGTGGCAGTCAGATGTGTCTGCCTTGGGTGAGCAATTGCAGGGGCAGCCCCCGTTCGACTGGCTAATTGTCGACCACTACGGGCTGGACGCGCGCTGGGAGAACGCGGCACGCGGGTTTGCAGCCCGAATCATGGCCATCGATGACCTGGCCAATCGGCCCCACGCGGTCGAGCTGTTGCTGGATCAGAATTTCAGCGCCCAGATGCTCGATCAATCTTACGCGCGCTGGGTCGGGCCTGAATGCCAGACGTTTCTGGGGCCGCGATTCGCTTTGCTGCGCGACGAGTTTCAGTGTGATCCCATTGCAATCAAGCCCCGGGTTGAACGGGTGTTGGTGAATTTTGGCGGTTTCGACGCGGCCGGCCAGGTGTACGCCACCTTGCTGGCGCTGGAAGGATTCGACGATGTACAGGTGGATGTTGTCGCCGGCCTGCATAACCCGCACTGGCAGGCAATGAGCGAGCTCGCCGCCTCTCGACCACTCTGGCGATTGCACACGCTGACCGGCGATTTTTTTGCGCTGATGCAGTCGGCGGATCTGTTCATCGGCGCGGGCGGCGGTACGACCTGGGAGCGCGCGGCGCTGGGCTTGCCGACGGTGTGCATTTCGGTGGCCAACAATCAGCAGCTCAACGCGCAGTTGCTCGCCGAGGCCGGGGTGCACCTGTACCTGGGCGCGCATGTACAACTGGACACTCGGCAACTGCGTGATGGCATCGCGCGAGTCATCGGTGACGCGGCGTTGCGTCGCGCTTTTGCCCGGGCGTCGAGGCGTTTGGTCGACGGGCGTGGTGCCAGGCGGATTGCCGAAGCGTTGACCGCCATTGATCGTGGCGCAGCAGCAGGGCAGGGCGCATGA
- the pseF gene encoding pseudaminic acid cytidylyltransferase encodes MSAIAIIPARGGSQRIPRKNIKLFNGEPMIAHSIRVALASGVFDRVIVSTDDEEIADVARASGAEVPFMRPAYLADAYTGTAAVIQHALQSVAGTLSQPFDYACCIYATAPLLQARFLRQGYEALHAAPEKSYAFSVSSFGFPVQRALLIDGDGCVNAMYPEFRGVRSQDLPVAYQDAGQFYWGRSDAWLRGDTVFSELSLPVILPRHLVQDIDSPEDWLRAEYLYAALKAGGELE; translated from the coding sequence GTGAGCGCCATTGCGATCATTCCCGCACGCGGCGGCAGCCAGCGCATCCCGCGCAAGAACATCAAACTGTTCAACGGCGAGCCGATGATCGCCCATTCCATTCGCGTTGCGCTGGCAAGCGGGGTGTTCGACCGCGTCATCGTCAGCACTGACGACGAAGAAATCGCCGACGTCGCCCGCGCTTCTGGTGCCGAAGTGCCGTTCATGCGTCCTGCCTATCTGGCAGATGCGTATACCGGCACGGCGGCGGTCATTCAGCATGCGCTTCAGTCCGTCGCGGGCACTCTCAGTCAGCCATTCGATTACGCCTGCTGCATCTACGCCACTGCGCCGTTGTTGCAGGCGCGATTTCTCCGTCAGGGCTATGAAGCACTGCACGCGGCGCCGGAAAAATCCTATGCCTTCTCGGTGTCCAGCTTCGGCTTTCCGGTGCAGCGGGCGCTGTTGATTGACGGCGATGGCTGCGTGAACGCCATGTACCCGGAATTTCGCGGCGTGCGCTCTCAGGACCTGCCAGTGGCTTATCAGGATGCGGGGCAGTTTTACTGGGGTCGCAGCGATGCCTGGTTGCGCGGCGACACGGTCTTTTCCGAACTCAGCCTGCCGGTGATCCTGCCCCGGCATCTGGTGCAGGACATCGACAGCCCTGAGGACTGGCTGCGCGCAGAATATTTGTACGCTGCGCTGAAGGCAGGCGGGGAGCTGGAATGA
- the pseC gene encoding UDP-4-amino-4,6-dideoxy-N-acetyl-beta-L-altrosamine transaminase, which yields MIPYGRQSVDQADIDAVVDVLKSDWLTQGPTLERFENAMAERCEAGFGVAVCNATAALHIACLAAGLGPGDWLWTSPNTFLASANCGRYCGADVDFVDIDPLTWNLDTAALARKLDAAEFAGRLPKVLVAVAFSGQSCDMHAIGELARRYGFVVIEDASHAVGARYAGRPVGCGEFADMTVFSFHPVKIVTTGEGGLVLTNRPELAEHLRRLRSHGMTRDAAQMDEASHGPWYYQQIELGFNYRLTDLQAALGLSQLNKLDAFLARRRELAARYQTLLADLPLSLPTSQPGAESAWHLYVVRLQTERLALSHRQVFEGLRAAGIGVNVHYIPVHLQPYYRELGFKAGDFPEAEAYYAQAISLPLYPAMTDAQQDEVVDQLRRLLGETARAAN from the coding sequence ATGATTCCGTACGGCAGGCAAAGCGTTGATCAGGCTGATATCGATGCCGTTGTGGACGTGCTCAAGTCCGACTGGCTGACCCAGGGGCCGACCCTTGAGCGCTTCGAAAACGCCATGGCCGAGCGCTGTGAGGCCGGCTTTGGCGTGGCGGTGTGCAACGCCACGGCGGCGCTGCACATTGCCTGCCTGGCCGCAGGTCTCGGCCCGGGTGACTGGCTGTGGACCAGCCCGAACACCTTTCTGGCCTCGGCCAACTGCGGGCGCTACTGCGGCGCCGATGTGGATTTTGTCGACATCGACCCGCTGACCTGGAACCTCGACACCGCCGCGCTGGCGCGCAAGCTCGACGCGGCCGAGTTTGCGGGGCGACTGCCGAAGGTGCTGGTCGCTGTGGCATTTTCCGGCCAGAGCTGCGACATGCACGCCATCGGTGAGTTGGCCCGCCGTTACGGGTTTGTGGTGATCGAGGACGCCTCTCACGCCGTTGGCGCGCGCTACGCAGGGCGTCCGGTGGGCTGCGGCGAATTCGCCGACATGACTGTGTTCAGCTTCCACCCCGTGAAGATCGTGACAACCGGCGAAGGCGGCCTGGTGCTGACCAATCGGCCCGAACTCGCCGAGCATCTGCGCCGCCTGCGCAGCCATGGCATGACACGGGATGCCGCGCAGATGGACGAAGCCAGTCATGGCCCCTGGTACTACCAGCAAATCGAGCTCGGCTTCAACTATCGCCTGACCGATCTGCAAGCGGCACTCGGTCTCTCACAGTTGAACAAGCTGGACGCTTTTCTGGCCCGTCGCCGTGAGCTGGCGGCGCGTTATCAGACGCTGCTGGCGGACCTGCCGCTGAGCTTGCCCACCAGCCAGCCCGGCGCCGAGTCCGCCTGGCATCTGTACGTGGTGAGGCTGCAGACCGAGCGACTGGCGTTGAGTCATCGGCAAGTGTTCGAAGGGCTGCGCGCTGCCGGCATCGGTGTGAACGTTCATTACATTCCGGTGCACCTGCAGCCCTATTACCGCGAGCTGGGCTTCAAGGCCGGCGATTTTCCCGAGGCCGAGGCGTATTACGCGCAAGCCATCAGCCTGCCGCTGTACCCGGCGATGACCGACGCTCAGCAGGATGAAGTGGTCGATCAGCTGCGCCGCCTGCTCGGCGAAACGGCGCGGGCGGCCAACTGA
- the pseB gene encoding UDP-N-acetylglucosamine 4,6-dehydratase (inverting), which yields MFNGKSVFISGATGSFGRMFIRTLLARYQPRRVVVFSRDELKQYEMQQEFNAPCMRYFLGDVRDAERVVQGMRGIDYVVHAAALKHVPAAEYNPTEFIRTNVNGAENIIAAAIANGVTKVVALSTDKAASPINLYGATKLLSDKLFVAANNIGGEEQTRFAVVRYGNVAGSRGSIVPFFSKLLAGGAAELPITDPRMTRFWITLDHGVDFVMQSFERMHGGEVFVPKIPSVRIVDLAQAMAPKLPHKIVGIRPGEKLHELMVPQDDARMTLEFDDHYTIVPSIRFNNVDTDFAVDATGAQGKAVHDDFEYRSDTNPDFLSIRQIGELHADVTP from the coding sequence ATGTTCAACGGCAAATCAGTATTCATCTCCGGTGCCACCGGCTCCTTCGGCCGGATGTTCATCCGCACGCTGCTGGCGCGTTATCAGCCCCGGCGCGTGGTGGTCTTTTCCCGCGATGAGCTCAAGCAGTATGAAATGCAGCAGGAATTCAACGCCCCCTGCATGCGCTATTTCCTCGGGGACGTGCGCGACGCCGAGCGGGTGGTGCAGGGCATGCGCGGCATCGATTACGTGGTCCATGCTGCGGCCCTCAAACATGTGCCCGCGGCGGAATACAACCCGACCGAGTTCATCCGCACCAACGTCAATGGCGCGGAAAACATCATTGCGGCCGCCATCGCCAATGGCGTGACGAAAGTCGTGGCGCTGTCCACCGACAAGGCGGCCAGCCCGATCAACCTCTACGGCGCCACCAAGCTGCTGTCGGACAAATTGTTCGTCGCCGCCAACAACATCGGCGGCGAAGAGCAGACCCGTTTCGCTGTGGTGCGCTACGGCAACGTCGCTGGCTCGCGCGGTTCGATTGTGCCGTTCTTCAGCAAGCTGCTGGCCGGCGGTGCGGCCGAGCTGCCCATTACCGACCCGCGCATGACACGCTTCTGGATCACCCTGGACCATGGCGTCGATTTCGTGATGCAGAGCTTTGAGCGCATGCACGGCGGTGAAGTGTTCGTGCCCAAGATCCCCTCGGTGCGCATCGTCGACCTGGCCCAGGCCATGGCCCCGAAGCTGCCGCACAAGATCGTCGGCATTCGTCCCGGCGAGAAACTCCACGAGCTGATGGTGCCGCAGGACGATGCGCGCATGACCCTCGAGTTCGACGATCACTACACCATCGTGCCGTCGATTCGCTTCAACAACGTCGACACCGACTTCGCCGTGGATGCGACCGGCGCACAGGGCAAAGCGGTCCACGATGACTTTGAGTACCGCTCCGACACCAACCCGGACTTTCTGTCGATCCGCCAGATCGGCGAGCTGCACGCTGACGTCACGCCATGA
- a CDS encoding TIGR00180 family glycosyltransferase has protein sequence MANAHNTLLVISRDQPDFLRRTLQFYREYAGPLLVLDTSVEAPSVGAGLAPEVTVLHAPHLAGASAVQALAHALERVNTPFVTLARVDDFLMEDALAESVGFLQDNPDYGFCHGYSLSYRDTGSQVEYFRRDKKVPEDVCDDSAEERVQQAMAAFITPAQAVMRTELLREWCSAVPEDVNEVWHGIGLAWFLIARAKGRVLPLAFAVREQTTAPARNKTSLIAALSDADPVSKNTRESFADFLASLSGVALGDGANTARAVVLDSFNTLLKCVREDAASAHELIIESSWKSPLSGPVRRFGVNQYVELPFYNQPFFDRLADIEFLMGALPAGSAQRAELEGMWVSQAQLLTLHDNDTAQTITERLWEALDVNVFNTTVVARLAEQLAHLDEPQEAQGMRQWLERLEAVGAEDRQHLLHATASGQLLHWLEGRRPDADVTARAVARLAAEGGGAQFGIFLLDLEDDMRKLQVTLDSLVEGAYKSFRIVVFTTGEPPVATSVQNTLHFVKVSKSNYVDKLNQVARQIASGWLMLVEAGDQFLPGGLLRAALELQGASDVRAVAGDEIHRQSNGALKDVLRPGFNLDLLLRNPGLMARHWLIRKDVLLDAGGYSADFTGALEFDLLLRVIEQGGPSWLAHLDEPLLISASPEGLDNSDERLAITRHLTALGYKAHVTSARPGTWQIDYRHAERPQVTVIVPSHDNLDQLQRCLTAILQRTRYTRYDVLIVDNHSQSPQVHEWLDRQQQQNKRIRVLRSEVVLSEAALYNAGSQHADGDYLVLLAADSEVVNPNWIDAMLNHAMRPEVAVVGPKLIERDGTVTGAGLILGMNGGVGSAFIGELKEASGYMQRLVLEQNYSAVSPACVMVRKSLFQSTGGLDEAHYGDAYAVVDFCLKIGQSGFLTVWTPQVHVVHPGETKQAPAALARLQAEWTAAFAHDLAYNQNMSLSGKGFALDTTSRADWMALIA, from the coding sequence TTGGCTAACGCTCACAATACGTTGCTGGTGATTTCGCGGGATCAGCCTGATTTCTTGCGCCGCACGTTGCAGTTTTACCGGGAATACGCCGGGCCGTTGCTGGTTCTTGATACGTCTGTCGAGGCGCCGTCGGTGGGGGCTGGCTTGGCGCCGGAGGTGACGGTTCTCCATGCGCCGCATTTGGCGGGGGCGAGCGCGGTACAGGCGCTGGCTCATGCGCTGGAGCGGGTGAATACGCCTTTCGTGACCCTTGCCAGGGTCGACGACTTCCTCATGGAGGACGCGCTGGCCGAGAGCGTGGGCTTTCTGCAGGACAACCCCGACTACGGTTTCTGCCACGGTTATTCCCTGAGCTATCGTGACACCGGCAGCCAGGTTGAGTATTTCCGTCGCGACAAAAAGGTACCGGAAGATGTGTGCGATGACTCCGCCGAGGAACGCGTCCAGCAGGCAATGGCGGCTTTCATTACCCCGGCGCAGGCGGTCATGCGCACCGAGCTGCTGCGCGAGTGGTGCAGCGCGGTGCCGGAGGACGTCAATGAGGTGTGGCATGGCATCGGCCTGGCCTGGTTCCTGATTGCCCGCGCCAAGGGACGAGTGCTGCCCCTGGCCTTCGCGGTCCGCGAGCAGACCACCGCGCCTGCGCGCAACAAGACCAGCCTCATTGCCGCGCTGAGCGACGCCGACCCGGTGTCTAAAAATACCCGCGAGTCGTTCGCCGACTTCCTCGCCTCCCTGTCAGGTGTCGCCCTCGGTGATGGCGCGAACACCGCGCGCGCCGTCGTGCTCGACAGTTTCAATACCCTGCTCAAGTGCGTGCGCGAAGACGCTGCTTCGGCCCACGAATTGATCATCGAATCCAGCTGGAAAAGCCCCCTGAGCGGACCGGTTCGGCGCTTCGGGGTCAATCAATATGTCGAGTTGCCGTTCTACAATCAGCCGTTCTTCGACCGCCTCGCCGATATCGAATTTCTGATGGGGGCGCTGCCGGCCGGATCGGCGCAGCGGGCCGAGCTGGAAGGCATGTGGGTGTCGCAGGCGCAATTGCTGACGCTGCACGACAACGACACCGCGCAGACCATCACCGAGCGGCTGTGGGAAGCGCTGGACGTCAACGTGTTTAACACGACGGTGGTCGCGCGGCTCGCCGAGCAACTGGCTCACCTTGACGAGCCCCAGGAGGCGCAGGGCATGCGTCAGTGGCTGGAGCGTCTTGAAGCGGTGGGCGCCGAGGACCGGCAGCACCTGCTGCATGCCACCGCGTCCGGTCAGCTGCTGCACTGGCTTGAAGGGCGCCGGCCGGATGCCGATGTCACCGCCAGGGCCGTTGCCCGTCTGGCGGCGGAGGGTGGCGGTGCGCAATTCGGGATCTTCCTGCTGGACCTCGAAGACGACATGCGCAAACTTCAGGTGACCCTGGACAGCCTCGTCGAGGGCGCCTACAAATCCTTCCGCATCGTTGTTTTCACCACCGGCGAACCGCCCGTGGCGACGTCTGTTCAGAACACGCTGCACTTCGTCAAAGTCAGCAAAAGCAACTACGTCGACAAGCTCAACCAGGTTGCCCGGCAGATCGCCTCTGGCTGGCTGATGCTGGTAGAGGCCGGTGACCAGTTCCTTCCCGGCGGGCTGCTGCGTGCGGCGCTGGAGCTGCAGGGCGCGAGCGATGTCCGCGCTGTCGCCGGTGACGAGATCCATCGCCAGTCCAATGGCGCGTTGAAAGATGTCCTGCGACCGGGCTTCAACCTCGACCTGCTGCTGCGCAACCCGGGATTGATGGCCCGTCACTGGCTGATCCGCAAGGACGTGTTGCTGGACGCGGGCGGTTACAGTGCTGATTTCACCGGCGCGCTGGAATTCGATCTGCTGTTGCGGGTAATCGAGCAGGGCGGCCCTTCGTGGCTGGCTCACCTGGACGAACCGCTGTTGATCAGCGCATCGCCCGAAGGCCTGGACAACAGCGACGAGCGTCTTGCGATCACACGCCACCTGACCGCGCTGGGCTACAAAGCGCACGTCACCTCGGCCCGTCCCGGCACCTGGCAGATCGACTATCGCCACGCCGAGCGTCCGCAAGTGACCGTGATCGTCCCCAGTCACGACAACCTTGACCAGTTGCAGCGCTGCCTGACGGCCATCCTGCAACGCACTCGCTATACGCGCTACGACGTGCTGATTGTCGACAACCACAGCCAGTCACCGCAGGTCCATGAATGGCTGGACCGTCAGCAACAGCAGAACAAACGCATCCGTGTGCTGCGCAGCGAGGTTGTCCTCAGCGAGGCTGCGCTGTACAACGCAGGCTCGCAACACGCCGACGGCGACTATCTGGTGCTGCTCGCAGCTGACAGCGAGGTGGTCAACCCGAACTGGATCGACGCCATGCTCAATCACGCGATGCGCCCCGAAGTGGCCGTGGTTGGCCCCAAACTCATTGAACGCGACGGCACCGTGACGGGCGCGGGCCTCATCCTGGGGATGAATGGCGGTGTGGGTTCGGCGTTTATTGGCGAGCTCAAAGAGGCGAGCGGTTACATGCAGCGCCTGGTGCTGGAGCAAAACTATTCGGCGGTGTCGCCTGCCTGCGTGATGGTGCGCAAGTCGTTGTTCCAATCCACGGGCGGTCTTGATGAGGCGCACTACGGTGACGCTTACGCGGTGGTGGATTTCTGCCTGAAGATCGGCCAGAGCGGTTTCCTGACGGTCTGGACACCTCAGGTTCACGTCGTGCATCCGGGCGAAACAAAACAGGCGCCGGCTGCATTGGCGCGCTTGCAGGCAGAATGGACCGCAGCGTTCGCTCATGATCTGGCCTATAACCAGAACATGAGCTTGTCAGGGAAGGGTTTCGCCCTCGACACCACGTCGCGTGCGGATTGGATGGCTCTGATCGCTTAA